The DNA region TAGTTGgaaaacatgcatacataaaaCCTAATGTGATTGTGAGAAGCAAAAGCATGCATGCTGCCATGATAAGATTCTGACATGAACATCCGATAACCAGATTAGCATGCAATAGAATCATTATGCCAAACATCAAACTAATCACAAACTGGAAAGCAGCAAAACTTTCGATCTTGTTTAAGGAAGTCACATATATTTACAAATGTCAAAGTTGGCTCACCGGCTGTGGATTCAACGAGGAACCACCTTTGATACCGGTGATTATTATTTGACTTTTTTTGGGCCTCTGAAGTCATTATGACCTTTAATCTGGAATGAAGAAATCAAACCTAACATCAACAGAACCTGAACTCTCTCCAGTATCTTTGTACTCTATATTTGTTATTGCTCCAACCTCGTCCAAATCTTGATACTCAGGTTTCACCCGTCGTACAGGCACAGTGACAGAATATATGGTTCCAAGGTCTGAATCGGTAGAAACACTGAGGTGAACTTTGTCCTGTGATTCTATCTCCACAAAATCTGATAAAGTCCGCACAATGTTGCTGACAATCTTCCTTTTTGCCTCATCACTCACTGCACATCGATCAGAGAAGAGAATCATCTTCAAGCGCTGCTTGGCAATCCTGGCATTAGAGCTCTTTCTAGATGCTGGTGATGGGAACATTATCTTCCAAGCCAAGTTTAAACGTTCCAAGAAGCTCATGTTAATGGCATCAAGGAGGAAGCTCTCAGATTCTTGACTGATGGACTTCGGCGAAAGCTTATAATCTCCAGTGACACCAGAAATTTCCTTGGGATGACCACGCATGTTGCGGTTATCAAGTACCATGCTGGGCCATTTGGGTACAACTTCACAGATGCTTGATCCTCTATTTAGGAAACCAGAGAACTCTACCTATAATAACAGCACAACGTTTAGAGACTTAAGCAGGCCAAGGACAGTGCATGCCTTTATAAACCTTCAACACCATCCATAATATTTTCACATGCCTATGTTGCAACATGGAATGGGTGGTATATCTTTTAGGCCCCACATCCATTATTTGTTGATTAGAATGATGACTGTTTGATGTGAAACCATTCGACTTCAGTAGATAAAGACAAAAAAGCCAAGTATTACTCCATGCTCGATGTACCCAACTAAGCCAGTTGTTCCCAGTGGCATTGAATTTACAAAAACAAGATGGACCTGAAATCCTGATAAACATCATAATCAAATAACAATGTTTCACCAGAACAATCTCTACACAGAAATTTAGCGAAATTTTGGTAGAATACTGACTGAGAAAATTCTCATTGGATTTAAAACCACCTAACTAGTAGAAACTAGAAACCAGATCCTTACGCGTGCTACACGCAAATTATCATATGAAACAATAAAcacaccacccccccccccccccccccccccccccaaaaaaaaaacccccccAAAATAAACCTTAAACCTTAAGAACAATATAAATGTTTAAAGAGTCGTGGATCCCTGGTCTGACTGTTAATCAACTTCTTCAATAGACTCATGTGGAAGATGTGGATACTACATTGGATTCCCTGATTGATGTTTCTACTCAGTGGTGGAAAGTGGAAAGGGTAAGAGCTCTAGTTAATCCAAATATAGCAGCAGAGATTTTGAAGATCAGAGTTTGCCCCGGCTCAAATGATAAACTCTTTTGGTCTCAGGAAAGAAATGGTATTTACACTGTTAGAagtgtttataaatttttctacttatcaaaaaataaaaaagtgtttataaatttttccaGAATTTATTAGCTCAGCAGGTGGGTGAGAGTTTTATGGAGAACAGAAACAGATCATTGTGGAAACAATCGTGGCAGCTGAAACTTCCTAACAAATGATGATTTTTGCCTGGAGGGCCTGTAGGGATAGTCTGCCAACTTTTCATAATCTGAAGAAGAAGCATGTTAATGTTGAAGGTAGATGTCCTTTCTGTTTACAGCAAATGGAGGATCCTGTACATGCTTTGTTTTATTGCATTGATATAGGAAATTATTGGAGGGTTCACCTCCCTGAGGTGCAACCCACTGAATTGGGACTATCTTTATGGGAGTTGGCTAATGTTGTGAAAGATAAAGGAAATGATGCagctttttcaaaatttgtctCAATAGCTTGGGGATTACGGTTTCGAaggaataaatttatttatgagcA from Carya illinoinensis cultivar Pawnee chromosome 6, C.illinoinensisPawnee_v1, whole genome shotgun sequence includes:
- the LOC122314102 gene encoding cell division topological specificity factor homolog, chloroplastic-like, which gives rise to MVISGDLSVSATLGSYPMHPLRTSLRPSKVEFSGFLNRGSSICEVVPKWPSMVLDNRNMRGHPKEISGVTGDYKLSPKSISQESESFLLDAINMSFLERLNLAWKIMFPSPASRKSSNARIAKQRLKMILFSDRCAVSDEAKRKIVSNIVRTLSDFVEIESQDKVHLSVSTDSDLGTIYSVTVPVRRVKPEYQDLDEVGAITNIEYKDTGESSGSVDVRFDFFIPD